The candidate division WOR-3 bacterium genome contains a region encoding:
- a CDS encoding T9SS type A sorting domain-containing protein yields the protein MKQSVIILFLFLCVLPQLVVVKSATIDVYMADPEVRIAQKLYVQISDVSPSDRLLVILDGDTVCDRNGPLLPEEIVLVSYANQVAGDHTLVVKIVDIYGNDASNIFTRTWRTLHNGIPVVGIDENNSIRVNGELYFPVYAPVERTSAQWIRDSLMNTTFTLDYRHPDRWDYTIDDYIDWLNITVGYGTRNIGPATRFQGIGRRIWINPETNDTVVIVNGHGHGNDLDIIRQYVIAVRDHPGLLMWQWSDEPDCGGTGNRAEPEEVRAWTDTCHKYDTNHPHAVNLGAYHYGRNDSYSVNLCREYSYVYGASTGHHSGERKPIADIIGFDFYPIEYGSMRDYSGLDVGFVSMADALDRLRFEYNHDLFPIFSWNENCDIHPEYTDAPACPGNRDYCPGFCSFDSTCNPSGTRCDKCCPEGSVRCTPGVNCPASTRGYCRNSPPYYQWTPPPTPEQMWAEYWIKIIHGVKGFQIHAAFSDDCVGYNSRTQGLPPRNAETMRKFLTWMNDLKYAVLGPDYDGTVIHQEASGVRVDVMVKKYEDIIYIIAANLSMEQSETVQFTMDVSSQGPVEVYGEGRTIPVSNNTFSDNFAPLGVHIYKYRASNDGSESNQPKQFYLYQNFPNPFNSSTKIQFFIGNREKIELIIYDILGKKVRTLVNDVLSTGAHTISWDGKDNFGNVVSSGIYFYQLRDGKNIVKTKKMTLIK from the coding sequence ATGAAACAATCTGTTATTATACTATTCTTATTTTTATGTGTATTACCACAATTAGTTGTTGTTAAATCTGCGACAATAGATGTTTATATGGCAGATCCAGAAGTTAGGATTGCTCAAAAGCTCTATGTGCAGATATCTGATGTATCTCCCTCAGACCGACTGTTGGTTATACTTGACGGTGATACAGTGTGTGATCGAAATGGGCCTCTTTTGCCCGAGGAAATTGTACTAGTGAGTTACGCCAATCAAGTTGCTGGAGACCATACACTTGTTGTCAAAATTGTAGACATCTACGGCAACGATGCCTCAAACATTTTTACAAGAACATGGCGCACTTTGCATAATGGAATTCCAGTTGTTGGCATAGACGAGAACAATTCTATACGTGTAAACGGGGAGTTATATTTTCCCGTTTATGCACCAGTGGAGCGCACATCAGCCCAATGGATTAGAGATAGCCTGATGAATACAACATTCACACTAGACTATCGTCATCCTGACAGGTGGGATTATACTATTGACGATTATATAGATTGGTTGAATATAACAGTTGGTTATGGAACGCGTAATATAGGTCCAGCAACACGGTTCCAAGGCATAGGCAGAAGGATATGGATAAATCCTGAAACAAATGATACCGTAGTTATAGTAAATGGACATGGTCATGGTAACGATTTAGATATAATACGTCAATATGTAATTGCTGTACGAGACCACCCTGGACTTTTAATGTGGCAGTGGTCAGATGAACCTGACTGTGGAGGCACTGGTAATCGAGCAGAGCCAGAAGAAGTAAGAGCATGGACTGATACATGTCACAAATATGATACAAATCATCCACATGCTGTGAATCTTGGTGCATACCATTACGGACGGAATGATAGCTATTCAGTAAATCTATGTAGAGAATACAGTTACGTTTATGGTGCAAGCACTGGACATCATTCAGGTGAAAGAAAACCGATTGCGGATATTATTGGCTTCGACTTTTATCCAATAGAATATGGATCTATGAGGGATTATAGCGGTTTAGATGTCGGTTTTGTAAGCATGGCAGATGCATTGGATCGACTCCGTTTTGAGTATAATCATGACCTCTTTCCAATTTTTTCCTGGAATGAGAACTGTGATATTCATCCTGAATATACCGATGCTCCTGCTTGCCCTGGGAACAGAGACTATTGCCCTGGATTCTGTTCTTTTGATTCGACGTGTAACCCATCTGGAACACGATGTGACAAATGCTGTCCTGAAGGTTCAGTTAGGTGTACACCTGGTGTTAATTGTCCAGCTTCTACTCGTGGTTATTGTCGCAATAGTCCACCCTATTATCAATGGACACCCCCACCTACGCCAGAGCAGATGTGGGCTGAATACTGGATTAAGATAATACACGGTGTAAAAGGATTTCAGATACACGCTGCATTCAGTGATGATTGTGTAGGGTACAACAGCAGAACACAAGGTCTACCACCTCGCAATGCAGAGACTATGAGAAAATTCCTAACTTGGATGAACGACCTTAAGTATGCTGTGCTTGGACCCGATTACGACGGAACAGTAATTCATCAAGAGGCAAGCGGAGTTAGAGTTGATGTTATGGTAAAAAAGTATGAGGATATTATTTACATCATCGCTGCAAATTTGTCAATGGAACAGAGCGAAACTGTCCAATTTACAATGGATGTAAGTTCACAGGGACCTGTTGAAGTCTATGGGGAAGGTAGAACCATTCCTGTCAGCAATAATACGTTTTCCGATAATTTTGCTCCGTTAGGTGTTCATATCTATAAATATAGGGCTTCAAATGATGGCTCCGAAAGTAATCAACCTAAGCAGTTCTATCTCTACCAGAATTTCCCTAATCCTTTTAACTCTTCCACAAAAATCCAGTTCTTTATTGGGAACAGGGAGAAAATAGAATTAATTATCTATGACATACTTGGTAAGAAAGTACGCACACTCGTTAATGATGTTCTAAGCACTGGTGCTCATACAATTTCATGGGATGGAAAAGATAACTTTGGTAATGTTGTGAGTAGTGGAATTTATTTCTATCAACTAAGAGATGGCAAAAATATAGTAAAAACTAAAAAAATGACTTTAATAAAATAA
- a CDS encoding FlgD immunoglobulin-like domain containing protein → MSICKIEKLLVLSIALQFLYVTSLNSQIIAGHEAAASFRSIPLSAILKAKDSLHIAYGHSSHGQQIIEGVRNLDAFMTANGSPAGTYAVDFTGNAGQGVLDFRDNGDYYFVQHPPRPFPVAKDLGADWNNNLNYTAWVSDTRNYLNSHPEVNVIIWSWCSQAGYNNYDHHIEAYLDSMSALEADYPNVKFVYMTGHVDGTGLNGRLHTNNEIIRNYCINNGKILYDFEDIESWDPDGNYYGDKFVTAACNWDANGNGFTEEAREDTGDWVPPGPLNGDRNWALEWQESHTLNVDWYECKINHYHTQHLNDNLKAYAFWWLMARIAGWDGSPGVNEDKEHLPLKFSLSQNFPNPFNPKTTIRFSISEYTMVSLKIYDILGREIATLVNEPKKPGEYTVEWNGTDLSGQQVANGLYFYQLKTSNGFIFTRKMVLLK, encoded by the coding sequence ATGAGTATATGTAAAATAGAAAAACTTTTGGTGTTATCAATAGCACTTCAATTTTTGTATGTTACATCATTGAACTCTCAGATTATAGCAGGACACGAAGCAGCAGCGAGTTTTCGTTCTATCCCACTTTCTGCAATATTGAAAGCAAAAGACAGTCTTCACATTGCCTACGGCCACTCATCACATGGTCAACAAATAATCGAAGGTGTTAGAAATTTAGATGCTTTTATGACAGCAAATGGAAGTCCAGCTGGAACATATGCTGTAGATTTTACAGGAAATGCAGGACAGGGTGTTTTGGACTTTCGTGATAATGGTGATTACTATTTTGTACAACATCCTCCAAGACCTTTTCCAGTTGCCAAAGACTTGGGAGCTGATTGGAATAATAATCTTAACTACACTGCATGGGTTTCTGATACGAGGAATTATTTAAATAGTCATCCTGAAGTTAATGTAATTATTTGGAGTTGGTGCAGTCAAGCAGGATATAATAATTACGACCATCATATAGAAGCTTATCTTGATAGTATGTCCGCTCTTGAAGCAGATTATCCAAATGTAAAATTTGTATATATGACAGGTCATGTAGATGGAACAGGGCTTAATGGAAGACTTCATACAAATAATGAGATTATCAGAAACTATTGCATTAATAATGGTAAAATACTATATGATTTTGAAGATATAGAGAGCTGGGATCCTGATGGTAATTATTATGGTGATAAGTTTGTAACAGCCGCTTGTAATTGGGATGCAAATGGTAATGGTTTTACGGAAGAGGCAAGAGAAGATACTGGAGACTGGGTACCACCTGGACCGTTGAATGGAGATAGAAATTGGGCCCTTGAGTGGCAAGAATCGCATACCTTAAACGTAGATTGGTATGAATGTAAAATCAATCATTATCATACCCAGCATTTGAATGATAATTTGAAGGCATATGCATTCTGGTGGCTTATGGCTAGGATTGCAGGCTGGGATGGTTCTCCAGGCGTTAATGAGGATAAAGAACACCTTCCACTTAAATTTAGTTTATCTCAAAATTTTCCTAACCCGTTTAACCCAAAAACAACGATAAGATTTTCGATTTCTGAATATACTATGGTTAGTTTGAAGATTTATGACATTTTAGGGAGAGAAATAGCTACACTTGTAAACGAACCAAAGAAACCAGGTGAATATACGGTTGAATGGAATGGAACGGATCTGTCAGGCCAGCAAGTGGCAAATGGGTTGTACTTTTATCAATTAAAAACAAGCAATGGTTTTATTTTTACCCGTAAAATGGTACTATTAAAATAG